From bacterium, a single genomic window includes:
- a CDS encoding Na+/H+ antiporter subunit E, producing MRRIVFFVLAYCLWMLLTLPDKWYVWVAGAVVVIITALLFGGEFTHKPLSFLNPRRWFWAIAYVPVFAWHMIVANLDVAFRVLHPSCPVKPGIVKIRTSLKTDTAKAFLANSITLTPGTMSIDIDGEFLYIHWIDVQGDGDDIEANTKRISLKFEKYLRRIFE from the coding sequence ATGAGGAGGATTGTATTCTTTGTATTAGCATACTGTCTCTGGATGCTTTTGACCCTGCCGGATAAGTGGTACGTCTGGGTTGCTGGTGCAGTTGTGGTAATTATCACTGCGTTGCTCTTTGGCGGTGAGTTCACGCACAAGCCTCTCTCCTTTCTGAATCCGAGACGATGGTTCTGGGCAATTGCATACGTACCTGTTTTTGCGTGGCATATGATAGTAGCTAATCTTGATGTTGCTTTCAGGGTTCTTCACCCTTCATGCCCAGTTAAGCCGGGTATAGTAAAGATCCGTACATCTCTCAAAACGGATACTGCGAAGGCGTTTCTCGCAAACTCCATTACCCTTACACCGGGAACCATGTCGATAGATATCGACGGGGAGTTTCTCTACATTCATTGGATTGACGTTCAGGGTGACGGCGACGATATAGAAGCAAATACAAAGAGGATCTCTTTGAAGTTTGAAAAGTACTTGAGGAGGATCTTCGAATGA
- a CDS encoding NADH/ubiquinone/plastoquinone (complex I) — protein MEMILVLLIAVPLGGAFLVPILSKLWKRLAEIVGGLSVAAVLALTVYLIISFKPGSMLVYNFGRWPIPLGIVFAVDSLGILMLLVISVLVFFAYLFALKYMDHFTGTWKFYTLLLLMLVGMNGVAMTGDLFNMFVFIEISSIASYALVAFGTEPEELEAGFKYMVMGEIASLMILLAIAFIYAATSTLNLADISRMLATMNRSVGFYFVFILLLFGFSVKAALVPFHSWLPDAHPSAPAPVSALLSGVFIKVLGVYAIARLVFNVYGFTRSSYPQVFDAMIVLGLASIIIGSLLALNQNDYKRLLAYSSISQIGYIIFGFGIGNEFALIGALAHILSHALGKGVLFLTSGSVVYRTGERDITKFPGGLGKQMPWTSLAYSAGGLSVAGMPPFLGFFSKLFIILGALAAGMIPGAIIASLFAVVTLGYLLKITNHVFWGKEGIKGIKESPFIMVFAMASLVVLLIAGGAFFFLLKTNLFGPASNVLLSGGKYAETVLELGTKIIGGGG, from the coding sequence ATGGAGATGATTCTTGTATTATTGATTGCTGTCCCTCTTGGCGGTGCATTTCTAGTTCCTATTCTCTCCAAGTTATGGAAAAGGCTTGCCGAGATTGTCGGCGGGTTGTCTGTGGCTGCGGTTCTGGCCTTGACTGTATATCTCATTATTTCCTTCAAACCGGGTTCCATGCTTGTCTATAACTTCGGACGCTGGCCTATCCCTCTGGGTATAGTTTTTGCAGTCGACTCCCTTGGAATCCTTATGCTGCTCGTCATATCGGTTCTTGTATTCTTCGCCTATCTTTTCGCTCTGAAGTACATGGATCACTTCACTGGAACATGGAAGTTCTACACGCTTCTTCTTCTCATGCTTGTCGGGATGAATGGCGTGGCAATGACAGGCGACCTTTTCAATATGTTCGTATTCATCGAGATATCATCCATCGCCTCATACGCTCTGGTTGCTTTCGGGACGGAACCGGAGGAACTTGAAGCCGGTTTCAAGTATATGGTTATGGGCGAGATAGCGAGCCTCATGATTCTTCTCGCCATAGCTTTTATCTATGCCGCGACCTCCACTTTGAATCTTGCCGATATATCGCGTATGCTTGCCACAATGAACCGGAGCGTTGGATTCTATTTCGTCTTCATCTTGCTTCTTTTTGGTTTTTCAGTCAAAGCCGCACTAGTACCCTTCCATTCTTGGTTGCCGGACGCCCACCCTTCGGCACCCGCCCCTGTGTCCGCCTTGCTCTCGGGCGTATTCATAAAGGTGCTTGGTGTCTATGCCATAGCCAGACTGGTCTTCAATGTTTACGGTTTTACTAGGAGTTCTTATCCTCAGGTTTTTGATGCCATGATTGTACTCGGACTTGCATCCATCATCATCGGCAGTCTTTTGGCATTAAACCAGAATGACTACAAGCGTCTTCTGGCATATTCCAGCATTAGTCAGATAGGATACATAATCTTCGGGTTCGGAATAGGTAACGAGTTTGCTCTGATAGGTGCGCTTGCGCACATACTGAGCCATGCCCTAGGCAAGGGAGTACTGTTCCTCACCTCAGGCTCAGTGGTCTACAGGACTGGAGAACGCGACATCACGAAGTTTCCAGGCGGTCTGGGCAAACAGATGCCCTGGACTTCTCTTGCCTACAGCGCAGGCGGGCTTTCGGTTGCAGGCATGCCGCCGTTCCTTGGATTCTTCTCAAAGCTTTTCATCATCCTTGGCGCTCTTGCCGCAGGCATGATACCTGGCGCTATCATAGCTTCGCTTTTTGCGGTAGTAACGCTCGGCTATCTCTTGAAGATAACCAATCACGTATTCTGGGGCAAAGAAGGCATTAAAGGCATCAAGGAGTCGCCCTTTATAATGGTTTTTGCCATGGCATCCCTTGTAGTTCTCTTGATAGCGGGCGGCGCCTTCTTCTTCCTTTTGAAAACTAATCTATTCGGGCCCGCAAGCAATGTGCTTCTTTCGGGAGGCAAATACGCGGAGACGGTTTTAGAGCTTGGAACCAAGATTATTGGAGGAGGAGGTTGA